A region of the Sideroxydans lithotrophicus ES-1 genome:
GACAAACTGATGGTGGCAGCTGCACTGATTGTTTTGGTCAAACTGGGATTGGTCAATGACATCATCGCCTTCATCATCATCGGTCGCGAGATCACGATCTCTGCGTTGCGCGAATGGATGGCACAACTCGGCAATAGCAAGAGCGTGGCCGTTTCCATGCTCGGCAAGTTCAAGACCGCGTTCCAGATGCTGGCTATCCTGTTCTTGCTGTATCAGGAGCCCTTGTTCGGTATCTCGACGTTATGGTGGGGGAATTTGCTGATCTACCTCGCTGCGGTGCTGACTTTGTGGTCGATGGTTTATTACCTGACCCTGGCCATGCCACAAATATTGGAAAAATCTCGCAATCAAAATTGATTTTTGCCGCTCGGTCTGTATAATGCCGCGCTCTCGGGGTGTAGCGTAGCCTGGTAGCGCGCCTGCTTTGGGAGCAGGATGTCGGGAGTTCGAATCTCTCCACCCCGACCAGGTTCAAGTAGCAAGAGTTTGTTGGATGCCGAAAGAATTGTGCCCGTAGCTCAACCGGATAGAGCACCAGCCTTCTAAGCTGGGGGTTACAGGTTCGATTCCTGTCGGGCACGCCAATAGACTTGATGGTTCAACGGTGGCTGTAGCTCAGTTGGTAGAGCCCTGGATTGTGATTCCAGTTGTCGTGGGTTCGAGCCCCATCAGCCACCCCATCTTCCCCTCTTTGCATTACCCCTCTCGCCGGGATTACAGGCCAACGATGGTCGCCACCGGGTCTGTTTTACGCACCATATCCAGAATCTGCATGCCTCGAACTGCATCGGGATCATATTTCACGATCAAGGCATGTGAATGTGAATGACGGTCAAATTCGGCGCAATCAACCCCAACGCGTCCCTCGACCATCCTTGTCAATTCGCTCCTTGCTTGTGGTTCCAGTTCTGGATGAATATAAATCAACATATCGGCTTTGTTCATGATTCTCTCCTGCAGACCAAGATTTTGAACACAGTCAATCTGCGAGGCAGACGACCCTTGTTTTGTTACGCCGCCCAGCCGAATGAAGGATCTCTGGAATATAACGGGGCAGGTATGCCTGCCAAACGTGATCCTTGGCTGACTGGCCCCTTCGGGAACAGCTCATAAAGATAACGACGCCCGCCCTCATTGACGAAATCCTGTTCCAGAATACGCATGACCACGCGCGAATTCGCTGAGCGTCCGTTTTCTCTATAAAGATTCCGCAATGTGTAAATCACATGCCAATGATCTTCGGTCAGCTCTTCCAACCCCTCTTCCTGCGCCATGTGTTTTACCGTCATCGGAGACCAGTGTTCCAGGTTGTACATGTTGCCTTCGGGGTCGGAATACTGAAGGCCTTCATCGTTGATGATATGGTTTATATCAAGCATGATGTACTCCTTATATCAGGGGCGTTGCAGATTGGAAGGCGGGCGCGTTACTGGAGCTGCCTTGGCTGTGGCACGGTTCATCCACTCAACAAGCTCAGGCTCGATAAGTGTTTCGTTGGATAAGGCCTGAGAATATAAGAATGTGCTTGCAGCCTCAAAACGGAAGGCGATGGATCCATTGCTAAACGGGCGGGAAGTGCCAGAGGTTTCCATGCTTACCTCCTCATGCAACTTGAGAGGTTTCACCGTCAATCGTTGACGGTGATGACTGATATGGGATACATGATGTCATAGCCTACTTTTATAGTCAACTATTAACCGTGCTTTGTCTCCTGAATGAATTCAACCAGGATATTTGATGCCCTGGAAATAAAAACGCCCGGCCTTGGAGCCGGGCGTTTCGGAATCGGAAAAATCAATTCTTTTCCATTGGGCAAGTAGTCATGCCGAAGATGGCATAAGCCGGACAGAATTTGAAGATTCCGGTCAGCAGCGGAACCACACCGATCCAGCCCCATACACCGATCATTCCAGCAAGTGTGGCGCCGATGAGTGCCAGGCCGACCACGATGCGCAGGATGCGATCAATACCACCAACGTTGAGTTTCATGTTTGCTCCTTGGAATAGGTTAAGGGAGGCTTCAGGATATGCGCAAACAAGAGGATTGTCTGTGACAAAAATCACAAAACAGCAAGTCAGAGTTCGGCGAATCGTTTAAGTGCTGCCTTATCAGTAACTTCAATCTGTTCCCGTGCAAGTTTAACCCAACCCTGCTCGGCAAAACCTTTCAATAGACGACTGACGATCTCGCGCGCACTGCCGAGCTCATCGGCCAAGGCCTGGTGTGTCATAAAGAGAGGGCTCGCTTTTGCGATAAGCAAGGCGGCCAGACGTTGATCGAGTTTCTGGAATGCGACGGCCGAGACCAGCTGCATCAGGTCGGTGAGGCGGTCGGAGAACAGGTGGAACACATAGTTCCGGAATGCTTCGTGATTTCCAACCAGAATATGGAAGGAGGGCGCTGGCAACAGCACCATTTCCAACGGCTGTTCGGCGATGCCGCGGGCCTGATAGCGGGTATGCCCGAGCAGGCAACTGCTGGTGAGTATGCAGCTTTCCCCCGGACTGACACGATAGAGCTGCAATTCACGACCGTTCGGGGCGGCCTTGATCACACGGATGCTGCCGGAGAGCAACATGGGAAATCCCTGGCAAGGCTGGTTCTCGTCGAACACCACTGCACCATTCGGCAGCGGCACCAACAGCGCATTCGCCAGTAACGCATCCAGCTCCGCTGCGGGCATATCGGCCAGTGCGGGGTAGTACTGCAGCAGGCGAGTGCGGAGTTCCGGATTCAGCATTTATTCCGGTCGCATGTGCGGGAACAGGATGACGTCCCTGATGCTGGCGCTGTCGGTCAGCAGCATGACCAATCGGTCGATACCGATGCCTTCGCCGGCCGTCGGAGGCAACCCGTATTCGAGTGCGCGAACGTAGTCGTTGTCCTTGAACATCGCCTCTTCGTCGCCAGCATCTTTCGCTGCAACCTGAGCATCGAAGCGACGCTCCTGGTCTTCTGCATCGTTCAGTTCGGAGAAACCATTGGCGATCTCGCGGCCGACGATGAACAGCTCGAAGCGTTCAGTGATCTCCGGGCGGGCATCGCTGCTGCGCGCCAGCGGCGAGACTTCGACGGGATAGTCGATGATGAAGGTCGGCTCGAACAGGTGTGCCTCGGCCAGCTCTTCGAACAGCGACAGCTGCAAACCGCCGACCGCGTCTTTCGGATTGTATTTGGCCTTGAGGTCTTTCAATTCGTTGACCAGGAAATCGCGGTCGTTCAGCTGCGCATCGGTGAACTGCGGATGATATTTCTGGATCGCTTGTACCATGGTCAGGCGGTGGAACGGCTTGCCCAGGTCCAGTTCCTTGCCCTGATAGGTGATGACGGTGGTGCCGAGTACCTTGCGCGCCACTTCAGCGAACAGCTTCTCGCTGAAGTCCATCAGGTATTTGTAATCGCGATACGCCTCGTAGAATTCGATCATGGTGAATTCCGGATTGTGGCGTGTCGAGACGCCCTCGTTGCGGAAATTGCGGTTCACCTCGAACACCTTCTCGAAACCGCCCACCACCAGACGCTTCAGGTACAGCTCCGGCGCGATGCGCAGGTACATCTGCAGGTCCAGCGCGTTGTGGTGCGTGACGAACGGCTTGGCCGACGCGCCGCCGGGAATGGGGTGCATCATCGGCGTTTCGACTTCCAGGTAGCCGTGGCGCACGAAGAACTCGCGAATCGCCTGGATGATCTGGGTGCGTGCGATGAACACCTTGCGCGATTGCTCGTTGGTGATCAGGTCGAGGTAACGCTGGCGGTATTTCTGTTCCATGTCGGTCAGACCGTGGAATTTTTCCGGCAACGGACGCAGCGCCTTGGTCAGCAGGCGCACCTGCGTCACGCGCACGGAAAGCTCGCCGCTCTTGGTCTTGAACAGTACGCCGACCGCACCGAGGATATCGCCCATGTCGTAATGCTTGAACTCGCTGTGCGCTGCTTCGCCGGTGATGTCGTTGCTGATGAACAGCTGGATGCGGCCGCTCATGTCCTGCACCGTGGCAAAGCTGGCCTTGCCCATCACGCGCTTCAGCATCATGCGGCCGGCCACGGCGACATGGACCTGCGCGGCTTCCAGTTCGTCATGCGATTTCTCGCCGAACTCGGCATGCAGGTCGGCGGCCATGTGCTCGCGCTTGAAATCGTTGGGGAAGGCGACGCCTTTTTCGCGGATCGCCTTCAGCTTGGCGCGGCGCTCCGCGATGATCTGATTCTCGTCCTGGACTGGGGTAATGGGTTCGGTGCTCATGGTGTTCTGAATGGGTTGAGTTAAATTTTAGCGGCGTGAAATATAGCACAGGGACGGGGTTTTCAGGACTTGCTTGTACACCCGTTGCTGCTGGTCATGACCTTTCCCGCACCAGCACCTTCACGCCCGGCGCCCAGGTGTCCGTCGGTTTCTTCTTGAAAGTCACCAGCGTCAACATGGACGGGTCGTACACGCCGACGTTGTGGGTGACCGGCGTGGTTAGCAGATATTGCGCACGGGTGGCCTTGAGGAACTTTGCCACGCGCTCGATGTTGACGATGTCGAGGTGGGCGAAGGGTTCGTCGATGAAGACGAAGCCGCCGGGACGCGACTCTTCCATCATCAGTGCCACCAGCAGGATCAGCGACTTCATCACCTGCTGTCCGCCGGAAGCATCGCCGTCGTTCATACCCATGAAGCCCTTGTCGTCGAAGTTGAAGCGCACCGCCAGGCCGGCCTGTGCCAGCGACAGGTCGTTATTCTCAAGCGCCACCGGCTCGTGTTCCACCTTGATGCCGGCCAAGTCGCCCAGCACTTTGAGGTTCTTCACGTAGCGGCTGACGGTGTGGCGCAGCACGGCGATGTACTGCTCGCGCGCGGTCTCGGTCTGGCTGCGCGCCATCTCGTTGTCGCGGCGGCGCGAGGAGAGGTCGCTCTCCATGCGCCGGTAGTCGTCCTTGATCTTGTCGCGTAGCGCGACCACGGTATCGTCGGTCTCCCAGGATTCCTCCTTGAAGCGAAGTTCGATCTCTTCGATGCGGCGGTCGATGTTGGTGGTGTCGCGGTATTTGTCGGCGAGTTGCTGGTTGGCGTCGCTGTTGCTCCAGCCAGCCGGGAACTGCTTGCGGTTATGGCGCAGTGTCTGCACGCGGCGCTTCTGCTCCTCGCGCGCGGAGCGGTTCTCTTTGCCGGCGATCTCGCGTTCCAGCCCCTGCAAGGCGAACTCGATCTTTTGCAGACTGCCGAAAGCCGTGCTGACGGCCTTGTCGGCCTCCGCGCGTTCCTGTTGCGCTTGCAGCACGGTATTGTCGCGACGACGCAGCACCAGCGCATCGTATTGCTGGCGCGCTTCGGCGAATTCTTCGGCGCGCTCGGCGAGCCGTGCGGCAGCATCCACCCCGGCCAGTTGCGCCTGCTGCGTGCGGATGCGAGAGGTGAGTTCGTTCAATTGTTCGCGCAAGGGCGCCAGCGCTTTTTCGAGCTGGCCGCGCTGCTCGCGCAGTGCTTCCAGACGCGCCTTGCCGAAACGCGCCTGATCCGGCGCAGCATAGCGGCCGCCGCGTCGTTCACGCAAGTAGCCTTGCCGCGTGATCCAGTCTTCGCCGCGCGGCAGCTTGCTGCCTGCGGCCGCGTCTTCCACGCGGCGGGTGCGTTCCAGTGTGCGCAGCAGCCATTCCGGCACCGGCTTGGCGAAGTGCACCACTTCCAGCAGCGAGCCCTTGGGCGCGAGTCCGGCGCTCACGCAGTCCGGCACGATGAAGTGGCGGTAGCGCAGCTTTTCGCCCAGCGCCATTGCCGCTTCGGTGTCTTTCTCCTTGCCCAGCAGCACCAGATGAGCGAACGGCGCGAGCACGGCTTCCACCGCCGACTGCCAGGTCGGGTCGGCGACCTCCACCACGTCGGCGAGCAGGTCGTGCACGATGCCGGCCTGGCTCAGCGCCTGGCGGAAAGCGCCGACATCGTGCGGATCGGCGCGGCGTCCGGCGGCGAGGTTCTCCAGCATCTCGTCGAGCTGGCGTTGCTTCTGTTCCAGTTCGGCGATGCGCAAGCGCAGGCCATCACGTTCCCCCGCAAGTTTTTCGATCTCGCGTGCATCGGCGAGCTTGTCGCCTTGGGTGCTGTGCACTTGCTGTTCCAGCCGTTTTTGTTGTTCGACGATGGCTTCCCAGCGTCCCAGTTCGCGGTTCAGTTCGTTCAGCGCGCGCTGCTGGTTCTGTTCGTTTTCCTGTGCTGCCTGGCTGCGCAGTTGCGCGTTTTCGTGGGCCTGTCGTTGTGCCTGCAATTCGAGCTGCATGCTTGCGCGTTCGGCGTGCTTGGTGCGCCATTCTTTTCGGATGGCAAGCAGGGTGCGGCGCGCGTTGTCGGCTTCGCGCTGCAACAAGTGATGCTCGAGACGCGGACGGATTTCGGCGGTCAGCGAGACGCGCTCCTGATTCAGGCGATGCCATTCCAGATAGCGGTTCACCTTCTGCTCGTGTTTCTCCAGGCTGTTGCCGAGCGCTTCGAGCTGGTTCTGTCCCGCATCCAGTTCGCGCACGGTATGTTCCTGGTGGTGGCGTGCCTCTTCGTACCGTTCCAGCACTTCCTTGTCGCCGAAGACCTGGAACACCAGGTCGAGCAGATCCTTGTGCGACAGCTCGCACAGCTTGTCGGTCTGCCCCTGTTCCAGCGACAGCACGCGGGCGATGGCGGGCGACAGGCCTGCGCTGTGCAAAATGCGCTGGTAGTCGCGCACGCCGAACTCTTCGCCTTTCTGCTCGATCTCCTGCAGACTGACCTCGCCGTCGGCGATCCAGTATTTGCGCGACCAGTCGCCGCCTTTCTTGTCGATGCGGCAGGCCAGCGTGATCTTGTCCTGCTGGTAGGGCAGGCGGAACGGGCGGTAGCTCGCGCCCGGCGGGCACTGGTTGTCCACCACGCCGCGCAGCCAGCAGAAGTCCTCGCCGTTGCGGCGCACGTAGCGCTTGTAGTCGCGTTTCTTCGAGCACTCCAGCGCCAGCAACGTGCGCATGGCATCGAGCAGCGTGGTCTTGCCCGAGCCGTTGGGGCCGGAGATGGTGATGATGGGTGCGTCCAGCGGCAGCTTGAAGTTGCGCCAGTAGTCCCAGTGTACGGTTTCCAGTTCCATCAACCTGAACATCAGGACTCCTCCTCGTTATGCAACTCCCCAAGCGTCACATCGCGCAGGATGCCGCGCTGTTTCAGCAGGTCGGACAGCGCGCCTTGCAGGATGCGCGGCGCCATTTCGGCGTAGTCGAAGGCGAGGTCGAGCAGCGGGCCTTCGTGGATCACCTTGTTCTTGCGCTCGATGAAGCCGAGGCGCGACAGCTGCGGCAGCGCGAACTGCTGCAGGCGCGCCTTGCCGCCGAGCAGCTTGCCATAGTCTTCCAGCAGTACGTTCTCGGCGATGCCGCGCGAAGCCTCGTGCGCCAGCGGTGTGAGCTTCACGGTCTCGAACATCTCGGTTTGCTCTTCTTTCTGCGCGGATTCGCCGGACTGCTGGCGTTCGCGCTTGGGCAGGATGATCAGCGCCCACAGGATCACCAGCAGCGCGACCGCATCCTTGGGCAGGCCGAGGTTGCTGGATTGCCAGGCGTCGTTCTGTTCGAACACCGCGCTCTCGCATTCGCGCGTGAGCGCGACGCCAACGTAAGCGGAGAAAGGATGTGCCAGCAGGCGCAGGCCGTTGGTGGCCAGACGCTGTTCCACTTCGTCGCGGAATCCGGCGTCCACCAGCAGGCGGCGCACTTCCTTGTCCTCGCGTGGCAGGTAGCGCAGCGCCAAGAGGCGGGCGATCAGGCGGGCGGCATGGTCCTGGTTCATGTGTTTTTCTCCTGTTGCGGTTCGATATGGCCGCCGCTCATCGCGGCAATCTCATCGCGTCCGATGTGTTGCAATTCGAAGTTCTCGTCCCAGCACAGTCGCAACGGCAGATGCGCCAGCGGGGCGAGTTCCGGGTCGACGTTCTGTTCGCCGAGGAAGGACAGCAGCGACAGGCGATACGATGCGTCGCTGAATCCGCCGCCGACGATGCCGTCGGCAAGCGTGAGCGGCTCATCCAGCCCGGACAACAGGCGCACCAGCGCGGCCAGCTGATACGGCGGGTCGAGTGCAATGTCGTCCACGTACTCGACTTCGGACGGCGCGGGCATGGCGGAGACGCGACGATTCGGCAGGTCGCGCGCGACGAACTCTTCGGTGTTGTCCACCATCACGTCGGGCAGGATGAAAGTGGTTTCCGGCGTGAGGGTGAGTTGCCCGGCGGCGAGTTCGACCAGTTCATCCACGGTGCGCTGCTTGAGCCAGGCGGCGAGTTCGGAAGAGCTGAGCCCGCCGTGCGACAGGTGCACCTGCTGGCGCGAGATCTCGGCCAGCTCGCGCTGGAACACGGAAGACATGCGCATCAGTTTGGATTGGCGCTGGCCGATCTGTTGCGACAGTTTCCAGGTCGTGTCATCCAGCCCTTCGGTGGCCAGGTCGCGCATGACCTCGTTGGCCTTGTCCATCCATTTCTGCACCGCCTCCAGCCTGGTTTGCGCTTCGCGCAGCCGGAATTCGGAGCCCGAGGTGACTGCCTGGGAGAACTCCTCTTCCAGTTCGGCCAGGCGGGCCAACAGGTGCGCCAGCGCTTCCGGCGACAGCTTGCCCACGGCCGCACCAGCGGCGATCTGCGCAGCGAGGAACTCGCCGTCCTGCTCGGTGTTGAAGTTGAGCAGGCTGGACAGCGCCGACAACACCATGCGTCCGGCGGAGGAAAGGCGATAGAGATGACGCTCGTTGTCCCACAACAGCAACTCGTGTTCGCGCAGACGGCCGAGCACGGTGTTGAGCTTGGACTGGTTGATGAAGGCAAAGTGGCTTTGCAGTTCCCGCGGTGACCACTCCGGCGCCTCCGCGCGCAGGCCGATCTCGCGCAACACCATCAGGCGCACCATCACCTCATCGTCGCCGCCACGGAACAGCGCGATCATTGCGCCGATCAGTGGCTTGGCCGCGAACAGCGGGAAGAATTGCGGTACGTCGGCGGGCTCGACGCCGGCGACGAAGAACTCGGCGAGGCCGTTGTCTTCCTGCTCGGACATGTTGCTCTTAAACGCCTTGCTTCAGGCTGGCTTCGATGAAGGGATCGAGGTCGCCGTCGAGCACCTTCTGCGTATTGGATATCTCGACGTTGGTGCGCAGATCCTTGATGCGCGACTGGTCGAGCACATAGGAACGGATCTGGTGGCCCCAGCCGACATCGGTCTTGGACGCTTCCAGCTTGTCGGCTTCGGACTGGCGCTTGCGCAGCTCCAGTTCGTACAGGCGCGACTTCAGCATGGACATGGCCTCGGCCTTGTTGCGGTGCTGCGAGCGGTCGTTCTGGCACTGCACCACGATGCCGGTGGGCTGATGGGTGATGCGGATCGCCGAGTCGGTCTTGTTGATGTGCTGGCCGCCCGCACCTGAGGCGCGGAAGGTGTCGATACGCAGATCGGCCGGGTTGATGTCCACTTCGATGGAATCATCCACTTCAGGGGAGACGAACAGACTGGCGAAGGAGGTGTGGCGACCGCCCGAGGAATCGAACGGCGATTTGCGTACCAGGCGGTGCACGCCGGTTTCGGTGCGCAGGTGACCGTAGGCGTATTCGCCTTCGACCTTGAGCGAGGCGCTGCGGATGCCGGCGACATCGCCGTCGGTCTGCTCCAGCACCTCGACCT
Encoded here:
- the pgsA gene encoding CDP-diacylglycerol--glycerol-3-phosphate 3-phosphatidyltransferase; amino-acid sequence: MPLNIPNLLTWFRILMIPVFFSVFYVSDETLSLHQKHLFSTAIFWLAAITDWLDGYLARALDQGSAFGAFLDPVADKLMVAAALIVLVKLGLVNDIIAFIIIGREITISALREWMAQLGNSKSVAVSMLGKFKTAFQMLAILFLLYQEPLFGISTLWWGNLLIYLAAVLTLWSMVYYLTLAMPQILEKSRNQN
- a CDS encoding TusE/DsrC/DsvC family sulfur relay protein; translation: MLDINHIINDEGLQYSDPEGNMYNLEHWSPMTVKHMAQEEGLEELTEDHWHVIYTLRNLYRENGRSANSRVVMRILEQDFVNEGGRRYLYELFPKGPVSQGSRLAGIPAPLYSRDPSFGWAA
- a CDS encoding YgaP family membrane protein, whose product is MKLNVGGIDRILRIVVGLALIGATLAGMIGVWGWIGVVPLLTGIFKFCPAYAIFGMTTCPMEKN
- a CDS encoding Crp/Fnr family transcriptional regulator, whose amino-acid sequence is MLNPELRTRLLQYYPALADMPAAELDALLANALLVPLPNGAVVFDENQPCQGFPMLLSGSIRVIKAAPNGRELQLYRVSPGESCILTSSCLLGHTRYQARGIAEQPLEMVLLPAPSFHILVGNHEAFRNYVFHLFSDRLTDLMQLVSAVAFQKLDQRLAALLIAKASPLFMTHQALADELGSAREIVSRLLKGFAEQGWVKLAREQIEVTDKAALKRFAEL
- the lysS gene encoding lysine--tRNA ligase; translation: MSTEPITPVQDENQIIAERRAKLKAIREKGVAFPNDFKREHMAADLHAEFGEKSHDELEAAQVHVAVAGRMMLKRVMGKASFATVQDMSGRIQLFISNDITGEAAHSEFKHYDMGDILGAVGVLFKTKSGELSVRVTQVRLLTKALRPLPEKFHGLTDMEQKYRQRYLDLITNEQSRKVFIARTQIIQAIREFFVRHGYLEVETPMMHPIPGGASAKPFVTHHNALDLQMYLRIAPELYLKRLVVGGFEKVFEVNRNFRNEGVSTRHNPEFTMIEFYEAYRDYKYLMDFSEKLFAEVARKVLGTTVITYQGKELDLGKPFHRLTMVQAIQKYHPQFTDAQLNDRDFLVNELKDLKAKYNPKDAVGGLQLSLFEELAEAHLFEPTFIIDYPVEVSPLARSSDARPEITERFELFIVGREIANGFSELNDAEDQERRFDAQVAAKDAGDEEAMFKDNDYVRALEYGLPPTAGEGIGIDRLVMLLTDSASIRDVILFPHMRPE
- a CDS encoding AAA family ATPase codes for the protein MFRLMELETVHWDYWRNFKLPLDAPIITISGPNGSGKTTLLDAMRTLLALECSKKRDYKRYVRRNGEDFCWLRGVVDNQCPPGASYRPFRLPYQQDKITLACRIDKKGGDWSRKYWIADGEVSLQEIEQKGEEFGVRDYQRILHSAGLSPAIARVLSLEQGQTDKLCELSHKDLLDLVFQVFGDKEVLERYEEARHHQEHTVRELDAGQNQLEALGNSLEKHEQKVNRYLEWHRLNQERVSLTAEIRPRLEHHLLQREADNARRTLLAIRKEWRTKHAERASMQLELQAQRQAHENAQLRSQAAQENEQNQQRALNELNRELGRWEAIVEQQKRLEQQVHSTQGDKLADAREIEKLAGERDGLRLRIAELEQKQRQLDEMLENLAAGRRADPHDVGAFRQALSQAGIVHDLLADVVEVADPTWQSAVEAVLAPFAHLVLLGKEKDTEAAMALGEKLRYRHFIVPDCVSAGLAPKGSLLEVVHFAKPVPEWLLRTLERTRRVEDAAAGSKLPRGEDWITRQGYLRERRGGRYAAPDQARFGKARLEALREQRGQLEKALAPLREQLNELTSRIRTQQAQLAGVDAAARLAERAEEFAEARQQYDALVLRRRDNTVLQAQQERAEADKAVSTAFGSLQKIEFALQGLEREIAGKENRSAREEQKRRVQTLRHNRKQFPAGWSNSDANQQLADKYRDTTNIDRRIEEIELRFKEESWETDDTVVALRDKIKDDYRRMESDLSSRRRDNEMARSQTETAREQYIAVLRHTVSRYVKNLKVLGDLAGIKVEHEPVALENNDLSLAQAGLAVRFNFDDKGFMGMNDGDASGGQQVMKSLILLVALMMEESRPGGFVFIDEPFAHLDIVNIERVAKFLKATRAQYLLTTPVTHNVGVYDPSMLTLVTFKKKPTDTWAPGVKVLVRERS
- the prfB gene encoding peptide chain release factor 2 (programmed frameshift), which gives rise to MEAEQLNALSNSLQDLRNRSNELRRFLDFDSKQERLAEVNQLAEDPAIWNDAKRAQELGRERKSLEDVVLGLIRISQNLDDAAELFEMAQAENDDDSLNSIAADVQDIETRVAALEFRRMFSNPADPNNCFIDIQAGAGGTEACDWASMLLRQYLKYCERKGFKVEVLEQTDGDVAGIRSASLKVEGEYAYGHLRTETGVHRLVRKSPFDSSGGRHTSFASLFVSPEVDDSIEVDINPADLRIDTFRASGAGGQHINKTDSAIRITHQPTGIVVQCQNDRSQHRNKAEAMSMLKSRLYELELRKRQSEADKLEASKTDVGWGHQIRSYVLDQSRIKDLRTNVEISNTQKVLDGDLDPFIEASLKQGV